The Gossypium hirsutum isolate 1008001.06 chromosome A03, Gossypium_hirsutum_v2.1, whole genome shotgun sequence genome contains the following window.
ACCAAAAGATCAACAGCTCCCAACATCctcaaataaataatcaattaattCTTTCATGTCGGCAGCCAAATTATAGAGTAATTTAAGGTACCATTCATGtggcctatatatatatatatatgcatcttTACATGCATGAacacattattatttttcttttgttaattaTATAATGATTTTTTGGCCTTCTATctttaacaaaaattattttaattttatatttaattttatatttttttaacctttaaatttatattttttgtcaaatcattctAAAATAGATAGAAGAATTaattttgctgacgtggcataaCGTGGATAATATATCagtatttgattaaattttttaatgtttttaatattttcaataatttttatatatttttaatattttttaattttttaaaataaatttttaaaatattttttaattttttaaattttaaaaaattaattaaaatgctAACGTGTCATTCACGTATATATCACATCAATAAagctaaaaaatattaatttttttatctattttaaaatgtttgaaaaaaaacataaatttaaaaattaaaaataataaaaattaaataaaaaattagaatatttttttatataaagttgAAGGGCTAAATAATTACTTATAcgttaaaaagaaaagaaaagagagagaggtTGATGGTAGTCACCAACAAGCTTCACCTTTAATCCAATTATGGCTAGGTTTTTAATAATGCATGGTACAGTATGACAATTAAAAGAAAGTTGTTAATCTGTGGGAGATTCTGACGGTGCTAAACTAGGAACTAGAATAGAGGGGGTACAAGGCTAGAATCATAGGTGGGCGtggattttttttagttttcctagatGATTTCTTGCTTACCAATTAGGCTACTCAACTATCGATAAcacttttaaaaatgtttttaaaaagtattgtgaaaaaagtattttttagaagtatttttaaaaaatttaagtgtttggtATTAttgttaaaaagtatttttatgaaataaaatgtctattttagatatgatattataaattaataaatatgtatttaaataatgtttaaattagttaatattatgttattttagaaaaaatataaaaaataatttattataacttattattaatattttaatatatagtattaattttaaatatttctaagtaattaatattaattaattattaaatttaattagaatatataaactatatttaaatatttaaatataataattaaatatttgtaattagatattgacacaattgtattattttaaaaattattttatatttttaattaatgcttttaacacatttgtaaaattcatattaaatattaacataacatagaaaacataaacctaacaaattaaaatattacatatatttggattaaagtttCAAAAAGGGGATAATATTTATctaccaaatataaatactaaaaattttataatagcatttacaatttaaagtgaattcattaaactagaagctatagcatctcttgttaattccatttcaaaaccacttgaattGCTTGATTCACcgtcatcatcaccatcatcatcgtcgtcatcatcatcatcactttcTCGACCATGCGTATTTTTTGAATCAATAGTATTCTCATATGCCCAGTTAATATCTTCGTATTCCATAAAATCTGCATCATTTCGACCGACTTGTTTTCGAATAAAATGGTGTATCGTCATTGTAGCAACAACGATCATCGTttgcttttcaaaactataacttggcatatcccttaaaatggccaattttttttcaaaacaccaaaagttcgttcaatcacactacgtaatgatgaatgtgaatgattgaatatcTCTTCTTTACCAGACATCGGTCTTCCTCTACAAAAGTCAGGAAAATGATATCGCTGACCTCTATATGGTCCAAGATAACCTTTCATTTGAGGATATCCAGaatcaacaagataatattttcctacatgtcataatataacaaacaatttattcaagaattttttttgtaaaaattatcaattaaagaacttatactttattttttttttaaaaatcacatataaataaaatatctaaccaTTTGGTGGGTGCGGAAATTTGTATTTTGGATATCGAATTGCATCAAGAAATATTCTAGTCATGTGCCGATCCTTCCCATCCAGCCATGACAAAGgtgaaacacatattaaaatcacatactGCCATAACATTTTGAGTTGGGATACCTTTTCTTCCGATATAGGGAATTTGTTCATTTGGTGGAAGAATAGTGGCAATATGAGTACCATCAATTGCACCTATGCAATCCTGaacaaataatcatattagtCTCGTGCATATTTTTAGtcaaccaaaaatattaaaaatataataagataaaattaaattttaaccttaaaatgcgGCATATATCTAGAATCATTACGTATTTGTTCAGGTATTGAGCTAAAGAAAGGATCTTCGGGTGCAATTAGATCAGTGACCATCCTTGAAACTTTCTCAAGCACAATTGCAAAGTATCGACTTATTGTTGATCCAGATCTTTGAAATCTTTCTCGACATTGGGAAACTTTTGCACCGGTGCCCAAGATGTATAAAAAATTCCCAACATTTCACTAGAAGATATGTTTCTTGAAGTTTGCAagttgtatcttgtctccaaaacTCTCAACAAACTTGTGAATACCATTTTAGACATcctaaaattaatcattcaacatGATTCGTGACCGTCAAGGATCTCTCGAATCCATGTCTCACCTGACTGTTTTGAATTCATGCATGGTTGCTTTAATATATACTTCTCGTAATATAATTGCACGGAAGAAGATGCAACAACAAATAATTGGTTAAAACATTCCATGCgttgtaaaatctctttcttttccctttcatcaTCACTTTCATCACCGCTGTAATTCTCAACTATACTCATCACCTGTGAAAAAATTTGAACATctaaaatcatatataaacaactattgataaaactaatttagtataaataagtagaacataaatCAATATCCAAATACCAAacataaacaactattaataaaactagattacacataaataagtagaacataaattcaatatccaaaaaccaaacataaacaaccaTTGGTAAAACTAGATTACacataaataagtagaacataaagtcaatatccaaaaaccaaacataTATAACTATTGGTAAAACTAGTTTAGCATTTTTAGTCGACCACATAATAGATATCTTCGAACCCTAGAAGAtcagaaaattttcaactatccTCCATTTCCGTCTTAAGCCACAAAGCTCTAATCTTGagattaattgataaaaacataattcGCTTGTCCTTATTGAGCAATAATCTAAGTGCGAAAAAGTATAGCGGACTAGCTTCGGGAACTTCTTCCGACATGCTGTCGAGCACTTTGACTGCTTGTGGAATACCATATGGATCCATAACATGAGTCAAACTAGATATGGCTTGACTCATATTGTCAGCTGCAttgcataatttttctatttgactGGACAATCTTGCAGCCCCTCCAGTTTGCTTTGAggatttctttcttccagtcTTAAAATGTGAACTTTATATCtcagggttttttcttttttgaccgtttccatcaatttgaacatcatttgaaatgtgaacatcatttctcacattttcttcatcatcatcttcatgtATTTCATTGTTAACATCTTCAAAAAAATCACTACGGAGTGTACCAGAAGAAGGTGTCCATGCTTTATCACCTGTTGCAACTATTCCCATAAACATTTGGTCCAACTTCCCTTCGAATTCAGGATCAATGCCCGATGTTCTAAATTTTTGAGCTTCAGGCACAACCTACATATCAAATAATAGTTTAATAACAGTAATTATCAATAaactcataaataagaaaaaaaatattcagaATTATTAATGTACCTTTAGCCTACTCTCCCACCAATCATCCGATGTATCGACGGTTCTTTTAATAGGATTCCACCCTAGACCAGTATCTTCGCCTTTAAGTTTCTTCCAAGCTTTCCATTCTTTTTTTAGGGCATCCCACCTATTTTTAAGTTGTCTTTGTGAAAAAGCCTTGCCCGTTTCTTTCTCAAAGTTGATCATTATTTTCAACCATCTATCTTTTGTGAAATGAGTACCAGGCCTATTGCCTTTCAATATCTCTTTAATACAAATATCACAAAATGTTTCTGTCAATCTCTTATCCCACACTGCTTTCACTTTTTCACCACTAACTTCAACCGCCGACGTACTTATCTATTGTGTATACGAATAGATTCGTTTCAGCCAGTAAagcaatcaagaaaatcaaatgtcacaaaagtatatttttttacatgtgtatcaaaatcaagataggatcctaagattttttttctcaatcaaaatcaaatttccaTGACCTGAATAATAATCAAGAAAGAGAACACAACTAATAATAGCATCAAACACAATTAAACCATGCAGCTTCAATGGCAAAACAAGCATACTAATAAAACATAGAGAGGTTGTTTAACACTAAAACATATATAAGCTAATACTAGGGTAATCACGCGCataagataatatatataaatatatatggtcatagtataaaaatattacagtcaatatataaatatatatggacATAGTCTAAACCAATGGAGAAAATGATAGAGGGATCGTTTGTCTTGCAAGAATGATTCAtggttatatataaatatataaatatatattgggttcatTGACTACAGCAAAAATAGTTCGGGCTTTTGATTTCAGTCTTACAGATTTTAAACcattaacttatatatataccattAGCAAAGTTCAAATTAATCCAATTTTCATGAGCAGGGATGTTATGATTACTAGCTTTTCGGGTTTAAATATTTTacgttcatttgattttttataaataaaagttttatatAACACATATAGGTGAATGTATAGTATATTGACAATATACTTTTTTTCataccttaaaattttaatatatgtttcattttttttatcaaaacatgttttttttaacatttatttttaaatattttatacttaTCAACTCCCTAACCTTACCTATTTTTTTACCATAATTCATCGTATCTGTGGGggacaaaattatttttaaataatagttTTTCAAAACAATTATATTTTGGGGTAAGATCCAACGTGCCTATAACGTTGATTATGGATTGTAGAATATGTCGGTATTGCTAAAAAGTGAAGATCCTTACAGTTTAATCcccttaataaataaataaaaaaactgataatctttggtttataaaatcataatGGAAGAACAAAGTGCAATTAAGTAAAAACCTACAACTTCCATGACTAAAATCATACACAATagaacattatttcaatttaggcatttatatatgtatatatatatcaagtagTTTAGCAAAATGGATTAAAGAAAAAAGTGCCTAAACAGTGTATTGGTAATATTCTAATATTAGAAATCATTTTATCAACCGACCTAGAAAATCCATACCATTTCTGCAGTTGACATTGTGTGAGAATGCTAAACGTGCAGTGTAAAAACTAGAAGCCAAAGAAAGCTAAAGGAAGCTGCAATCAAATCTTTGAGCCTTCAGGTAATAGCAAGCACGgcacaaaaaggaaaaaatgactTTTTTCTCAAGAGGGTATCCAACTGTCTCCCAActaaaggaaaatgaaaggtaagCCAATTCCAAGGAGAAATAACATTAAACTAAAGgaggaaattttagaacttttTTTGTGCCAAATTTGTGAGACCAAATTTCTAATTACACAAACTACTAGATTATCATAGGATGTCAGATTATTGCAAAGACATCTCCAACTAGACAACTAGATGAGCATCTAAAGATTCTAAGGATcagttatattttttaattgagaGCAAAAGATTGACAAATGCAAAAACAAACAATGCACCCTGCAGGCATGATTGATGGAGGCACAATGAGTACTCCTTTGACAAAGAAATATACTAATACATCAGGTAAAATAAACGATAGAAAGAAACCAAAGTTTTGATACCTCCAGCGACATGCATCAAAAAGTGAGGT
Protein-coding sequences here:
- the LOC107961772 gene encoding L10-interacting MYB domain-containing protein-like — its product is MINFEKETGKAFSQRQLKNRWDALKKEWKAWKKLKGEDTGLGWNPIKRTVDTSDDWWESRLKVVPEAQKFRTSGIDPEFEGKLDQMFMGIVATGDKAWTPSSGTLRSDFFEDVNNEIHEDDDEENVRNDVHISNDVQIDGNGQKRKNPEI